The Streptomyces pactum genome contains a region encoding:
- a CDS encoding alpha/beta hydrolase yields MKFSEAVPSVTLNALSRVSGRLAGSAAFTLFHMPLARSRTRTSERALLQRARVDRVDVHGRHAVTYQWGDGVRPVLLVHGWQSRASRLCGLIDGLLDRGHSVVAFDAPGHGESPGRSTTILDYRAVITALHERHGPFDALVAHSLGALASFFALEHGVKAERIVVIGGVCDYDYLVDEFCAALALRPRLKAQLHAQVARRLFPGIPAHRSPFSATDTAREVHSPVLVIHDAGDTRIRPEQGHRLAAAFGDRARLVVTDGLGHRRILHDPDVVRTVLNFVEHERDRDRDRDRDRDRDRSRDRAGH; encoded by the coding sequence ATGAAGTTCAGCGAGGCCGTTCCGAGCGTCACCCTCAACGCCCTCTCCCGCGTCTCCGGACGGCTGGCGGGCTCGGCCGCCTTCACCCTGTTCCACATGCCGCTCGCCCGCAGCAGGACGCGGACCTCCGAGCGAGCGCTGCTGCAGAGGGCGCGCGTCGACCGTGTGGACGTCCACGGCAGGCACGCCGTCACGTACCAGTGGGGCGACGGCGTACGCCCCGTGCTCCTGGTGCACGGCTGGCAGTCACGGGCTTCTCGCCTGTGCGGCCTGATCGACGGGCTCCTGGACCGCGGCCACAGCGTGGTCGCCTTCGACGCCCCCGGACACGGCGAGTCGCCCGGCCGCAGCACCACCATCCTCGACTACCGCGCCGTGATCACCGCGCTCCACGAGCGGCACGGCCCGTTCGACGCCCTGGTCGCCCACTCCCTGGGCGCGCTGGCTTCGTTCTTCGCCCTGGAGCACGGGGTGAAGGCGGAGCGGATCGTCGTCATCGGCGGGGTCTGCGACTACGACTACCTGGTCGACGAGTTCTGCGCGGCGCTCGCGCTGCGCCCCCGGCTCAAGGCCCAGTTGCACGCACAGGTCGCGAGGAGGCTGTTTCCCGGGATACCGGCCCACCGGAGCCCCTTCTCCGCGACGGACACCGCGCGGGAGGTGCACTCACCGGTCCTGGTGATCCACGACGCGGGCGACACGAGGATCCGGCCGGAGCAGGGGCACCGGCTCGCCGCCGCCTTCGGCGACCGGGCCCGCCTGGTCGTGACGGACGGGCTCGGGCACCGGCGGATCCTGCACGATCCCGATGTCGTGCGAACCGTCCTCAACTTCGTCGAGCACGAGCGAGACCGGGACCGGGACCGGGACCGGGACCGGGACCGGGACCGATCTCGAGACCGGGCTGGACACTAA
- a CDS encoding TetR/AcrR family transcriptional regulator, with protein MGTTAAHVDGRIARGNQTRQLVLKRAVDTASVDGLEGLSLGRLASELELSKSGVFALFGSKEDLQLATVRAAIRIYREHVVQPALDLPPGLGRLWCLCARWISYSRERVFPGGCFFYSVSAEYDARAGKVHDALAEARADWLAFVETTAAEARRAGDVAETADVPQLAFEIVALLEMANAESVLHDEFASYGRAAKGILDRLRAVATDPSLLPEAP; from the coding sequence ATGGGTACGACGGCCGCACACGTCGACGGGCGCATCGCCCGGGGGAACCAGACCCGTCAACTGGTGCTGAAGCGCGCCGTGGACACCGCCTCGGTCGACGGCCTCGAGGGACTGTCCCTGGGCCGTCTCGCCAGCGAGCTCGAGCTGAGCAAGAGCGGCGTCTTCGCCCTGTTCGGTTCGAAAGAGGACCTGCAGCTCGCGACCGTCCGAGCGGCGATCCGGATCTACCGGGAACACGTGGTCCAGCCCGCCCTCGACCTGCCACCGGGCCTCGGCCGCCTGTGGTGTCTGTGCGCCCGCTGGATCTCCTACTCACGGGAACGGGTCTTCCCCGGCGGCTGCTTCTTCTACTCCGTCTCGGCCGAGTACGACGCCCGCGCGGGGAAGGTTCACGACGCGCTGGCCGAGGCCCGCGCCGACTGGCTCGCCTTCGTCGAGACGACGGCGGCGGAGGCGAGGCGGGCGGGCGACGTCGCCGAGACGGCCGACGTTCCCCAGCTCGCCTTCGAGATCGTCGCGCTGCTGGAAATGGCCAACGCCGAGTCGGTGCTGCACGACGAGTTCGCCAGCTACGGCCGGGCGGCCAAGGGCATCCTGGACCGCCTGCGCGCCGTGGCCACCGACCCGTCGCTGCTGCCCGAGGCACCCTAG
- a CDS encoding MerR family transcriptional regulator, giving the protein MHSSFTPPRQVKIGDAAAFAGSTPRAIRHYHEIGLLPEPERGGDDRRRYGYEDMIRLLWIRKMAEAGIALDDIRDALATGTASAGADSGDGIAGILERLAETLAEQEAELRRQRTAVQRMRTEGSRMGLLSDFVTERLKSLPEGSLRQADLDSLLVTERIFGPLGAAVQATRFVVLATHPTLREASDRIDDAEEALDDSVAVDDPRVARVAVERHAFESALQAVIEESGLGKDDDALCDAWDTVHPATADGREDEADLSSGRREAHSMSVFEATGKMPYDFSPARLRCLELAEELSAQDSPAT; this is encoded by the coding sequence ATGCATTCGTCTTTCACGCCACCCCGCCAGGTCAAGATCGGTGACGCGGCGGCCTTCGCCGGCAGCACGCCACGGGCGATTCGCCATTACCACGAGATCGGCCTGCTCCCCGAGCCTGAGCGGGGCGGCGATGACCGCCGCCGCTACGGGTACGAGGACATGATCCGCCTACTGTGGATTCGCAAGATGGCCGAGGCCGGGATCGCCCTGGACGACATCCGTGACGCCCTTGCCACCGGCACGGCTTCCGCCGGCGCGGACAGCGGAGACGGTATCGCGGGCATCCTGGAGCGGTTGGCGGAGACCCTCGCCGAGCAGGAGGCGGAATTGCGGCGGCAACGGACCGCCGTGCAGCGGATGCGCACCGAAGGCAGCCGGATGGGCCTGCTCTCCGACTTCGTCACCGAACGCCTCAAGAGCCTGCCCGAGGGCTCCCTGCGTCAGGCGGACCTGGACAGCCTGCTGGTCACTGAGCGGATCTTCGGCCCGCTCGGCGCGGCCGTCCAGGCCACCCGCTTCGTCGTCCTGGCCACGCATCCCACTCTGCGGGAGGCGTCCGACCGCATCGATGACGCCGAGGAGGCACTCGATGACAGTGTCGCCGTCGATGATCCGCGGGTGGCTCGAGTGGCCGTCGAGCGGCACGCCTTCGAAAGCGCCCTGCAGGCCGTCATCGAGGAGTCCGGCCTGGGTAAGGACGACGATGCCCTCTGCGACGCCTGGGACACTGTGCACCCTGCTACTGCCGATGGCCGCGAGGACGAGGCCGACCTCAGCTCTGGCAGGCGGGAGGCTCACTCCATGAGCGTGTTCGAAGCCACCGGCAAGATGCCCTACGACTTCTCCCCGGCCCGCCTGCGCTGTTTGGAACTGGCCGAAGAGCTGTCCGCCCAAGACTCACCCGCTACCTGA
- a CDS encoding class I SAM-dependent methyltransferase: MTRFVWSRDWRKFFGDEPYPFDLAQVEKRDGAQGPMRLVTAVLGPRTPQRVLDLGCGYGRHMAALAAAGHHVYGTDRSGRAVARAGARHPRGVAVVADNGELPFRDAVFDAAVSLYTSVGYAGAGPRTVFAQAGRVVRPGGHLIVDVADGRRRPISVGCELVPGGMGFWLRYGTRRQVRQRNLALSRQAIGLYGFEYRRYTPSSLAADIEHDDVWTVVTMQSGFDAQPVTGHSRRIVVVACRK; this comes from the coding sequence ATGACGAGGTTTGTCTGGTCACGAGACTGGCGGAAGTTCTTCGGTGACGAGCCGTATCCGTTCGACCTCGCCCAGGTCGAGAAACGGGACGGAGCGCAGGGGCCGATGCGCCTGGTGACCGCGGTACTCGGGCCGCGCACCCCCCAAAGAGTGCTCGACCTGGGTTGCGGCTACGGGCGGCACATGGCCGCTCTGGCCGCGGCGGGACACCATGTGTACGGCACGGACCGCAGCGGTCGTGCCGTGGCACGTGCTGGCGCACGTCACCCCCGGGGCGTCGCTGTCGTGGCGGACAACGGAGAACTGCCCTTCCGGGACGCCGTCTTCGACGCCGCCGTCTCGTTGTACACCAGCGTCGGCTATGCGGGTGCCGGTCCGCGCACGGTGTTCGCACAGGCCGGCCGGGTCGTACGTCCTGGAGGCCACCTGATCGTCGACGTGGCCGACGGCAGGCGGCGGCCGATCAGCGTGGGCTGTGAGCTGGTGCCCGGCGGGATGGGGTTCTGGCTGCGCTACGGCACGCGGCGACAGGTCCGGCAGCGGAACCTCGCCCTGTCCCGGCAGGCCATCGGTCTGTACGGGTTCGAGTACCGGCGTTACACCCCTTCGTCCCTCGCCGCGGACATCGAACACGACGACGTGTGGACCGTCGTGACCATGCAAAGCGGCTTCGACGCGCAGCCCGTCACCGGCCACAGCCGTCGCATCGTGGTGGTGGCATGCCGCAAGTGA
- a CDS encoding glycosyltransferase family 4 protein: MPQVTTVHATVEFRYRAWGGIASALDLMVAAAQHARHDTLILTVGSRDALHRLSPDVRVCTVGLPELEGQPLYRSARRVQLGQLAAQRLTAMLPRLTGGGEADLLVHSEEFGTLLQAPTGVRRRVFVSHGLAVQEHPHRPDLVEQERRTLAAADTVAVLSDAQAGTMRHAYPELRNVRVMPLPLILLTEQIRPVSAAEFGRGPIVAAGRSVRQKGFDILLRAVRAAQDTDRAGEERPALPPVIVYTGHGDTDCLDECRRLAADCGPRVTLEPWLPRKQLMAALRRARVVCVPSRFEPVGLIAAEALALGIPVVASHVGGLPDLLGATTRTGWTVPVLGDDGPAPGELADCLVTAARRTTGPTAGPEELRRWPLDRHLSALAHILDR, encoded by the coding sequence ATGCCGCAAGTGACGACCGTCCATGCCACCGTGGAGTTCCGGTACCGCGCTTGGGGCGGGATCGCCAGTGCCCTGGATCTGATGGTCGCGGCCGCTCAGCACGCCAGGCACGACACCCTGATCCTGACCGTGGGTTCCCGCGACGCACTGCACCGGCTCTCCCCGGACGTCAGAGTCTGCACCGTCGGTCTGCCGGAGCTGGAGGGGCAGCCGCTGTACCGCAGCGCACGGCGAGTGCAACTGGGCCAACTGGCCGCCCAGCGGCTGACGGCCATGCTGCCGCGACTGACGGGGGGAGGCGAAGCGGACCTCCTCGTGCACAGCGAGGAATTCGGCACGCTGCTGCAGGCTCCGACCGGCGTACGCCGACGCGTGTTCGTATCCCACGGCCTGGCCGTACAGGAACATCCGCATCGCCCGGACCTCGTGGAACAGGAACGACGCACACTGGCTGCCGCGGACACGGTCGCCGTCCTGTCCGACGCCCAGGCCGGCACGATGCGCCACGCGTATCCGGAGCTGCGCAACGTGCGGGTGATGCCGCTCCCTCTGATACTGCTCACCGAACAGATCAGGCCCGTATCGGCGGCGGAATTCGGGCGCGGACCGATCGTCGCCGCGGGCCGGTCCGTCCGGCAGAAGGGCTTCGACATCCTTCTGCGGGCGGTACGAGCGGCCCAGGACACCGACCGCGCCGGCGAGGAGCGGCCTGCACTGCCGCCCGTCATCGTGTACACGGGACATGGCGACACGGATTGTCTCGACGAGTGCCGTCGACTCGCCGCGGACTGCGGCCCCCGTGTGACGCTCGAACCCTGGCTCCCCCGGAAACAGCTCATGGCGGCGTTGCGCCGTGCCCGCGTGGTGTGCGTCCCCTCTCGGTTCGAACCCGTTGGGCTGATCGCCGCCGAGGCACTGGCGCTGGGCATCCCCGTCGTGGCATCGCACGTCGGCGGACTGCCCGACCTCTTGGGCGCGACGACGCGCACGGGATGGACCGTACCCGTCCTCGGGGACGACGGCCCCGCGCCGGGGGAGCTGGCCGACTGTCTGGTTACGGCGGCCCGCCGCACCACCGGCCCGACTGCAGGGCCCGAAGAACTGCGCCGTTGGCCGCTGGACCGGCATCTGTCCGCGTTGGCCCACATCCTCGACCGGTAG
- a CDS encoding B12-binding domain-containing radical SAM protein yields MRPRTLLATPNWAWDRSPLPVDTLHPPPGMPLEFAYLAGASSGTAEIRIFDGYAAGAGPGDLSEQVAEFAPTCVVVTTTPSLLYWRCPPMSVDAVATAVTAVRQAADCPVVLIGPHPTFTPDWTLEHTGADACWRGAFERDLAPLLGHGLDRGSRHLHIRSRAGAGPPPDAGIAVLHPAQLPTAAFTHFDRSLTYAPHMWCVTDEERRRLTPLVSGALLESSRGCPWTCAYCAKGPVRDRFARRPLQRLSAELRELVDRGVDYVFFIDETFNVPGPDLRALLAQLARLPLSFGFQGRADLMSSAMTDALAQAGCVYAELGVDVVSDSLAKEIGRRQHLERCERGIDTARAALPVVRFNRLNLRTVDYLDIYEQDDTDDWDYPPDPAYPYPGAPLGEALMKHYGRTAFDWAFAQRYSWWLRLEVHLQRTQPGLPLATIRSLEDAFLNLDAPAAAALAGSMEEVVAVPEFHQQNKSIHGMGENVRVRHPRT; encoded by the coding sequence ATGCGACCGCGCACCCTCCTGGCAACGCCCAACTGGGCCTGGGACCGCTCACCCCTCCCCGTGGACACCCTCCACCCACCGCCCGGCATGCCCCTGGAGTTCGCCTATCTGGCAGGCGCGTCGAGCGGCACCGCGGAGATACGCATTTTCGACGGCTACGCCGCCGGGGCCGGGCCTGGCGACCTGTCCGAGCAGGTGGCCGAGTTCGCGCCCACCTGCGTCGTCGTGACCACCACCCCCTCCCTGCTGTACTGGAGGTGTCCACCCATGTCGGTGGACGCGGTCGCCACCGCGGTGACGGCAGTTCGGCAGGCCGCGGACTGTCCCGTCGTCCTCATCGGCCCCCATCCCACTTTCACCCCCGACTGGACGCTCGAGCACACCGGTGCCGACGCGTGCTGGAGGGGAGCCTTCGAACGAGACCTGGCACCCCTGCTCGGCCACGGTCTCGACCGAGGCTCCCGCCACCTGCACATCCGCTCCCGGGCCGGCGCCGGACCGCCGCCGGACGCCGGCATCGCGGTACTCCACCCGGCACAGCTACCCACGGCCGCCTTCACCCACTTCGACCGATCCCTCACGTACGCCCCCCACATGTGGTGCGTCACCGACGAGGAACGCCGCCGCCTCACCCCCCTCGTCTCCGGTGCGCTTCTGGAGTCATCCCGCGGGTGCCCCTGGACGTGTGCCTACTGCGCCAAAGGACCGGTACGCGACCGCTTCGCCCGGAGACCACTGCAACGTCTTTCCGCCGAGCTGCGTGAGCTGGTCGACCGAGGCGTGGACTACGTCTTCTTCATCGACGAGACGTTCAACGTCCCCGGTCCCGACCTGCGAGCGCTGCTCGCCCAGCTCGCCCGTCTGCCCCTGTCCTTCGGTTTTCAGGGCCGCGCCGATCTGATGTCCTCGGCGATGACCGACGCCCTGGCACAGGCCGGCTGTGTCTACGCCGAACTCGGCGTGGACGTCGTGTCCGACTCCCTGGCCAAGGAGATCGGCCGACGCCAGCACCTGGAGCGCTGTGAACGCGGCATCGACACCGCACGGGCGGCACTGCCCGTCGTACGCTTCAACCGGCTCAACCTGCGCACCGTCGACTATCTCGACATCTACGAGCAGGACGACACCGACGACTGGGACTACCCACCCGATCCCGCCTACCCCTACCCCGGCGCACCGCTCGGCGAGGCGCTCATGAAGCACTACGGCCGTACGGCCTTCGACTGGGCCTTCGCCCAGCGCTACTCATGGTGGCTCCGCCTGGAAGTACACCTCCAGCGCACCCAGCCCGGCCTGCCCCTCGCCACGATACGAAGCCTTGAGGACGCCTTCCTGAACCTCGACGCCCCAGCGGCCGCGGCGCTCGCCGGATCGATGGAGGAAGTAGTCGCGGTCCCCGAGTTCCACCAGCAGAACAAATCCATCCACGGTATGGGGGAAAATGTTCGAGTTCGTCATCCCCGCACGTAA
- a CDS encoding glycosyltransferase family 2 protein, producing MFEFVIPARNESQRIGTVIADLRDTHGADARIVVADNASDDGTAETAKVAGADEVVHVGRVGKGFAATAAMKSCTGEFVMLCDADINGLDRMSVADLLAEVRHRGLPLGRLDLQRSPHDAPVTTLTASPLLHLLGVHGTREPLGGLMALDRDFVLDLHLPGDWGFDVALTLAALDRAGEVPERPAPHVTHRRRHLGTYRQMAEQVSAAVLRHHHLLPWDHGNCTRCPT from the coding sequence ATGTTCGAGTTCGTCATCCCCGCACGTAATGAGTCGCAGCGGATCGGGACCGTCATCGCCGACCTGCGAGACACCCACGGCGCGGACGCGCGGATCGTGGTCGCCGACAACGCGAGCGACGACGGAACCGCGGAGACGGCGAAGGTCGCCGGCGCCGACGAGGTCGTCCATGTGGGACGAGTCGGCAAGGGGTTCGCCGCGACGGCCGCCATGAAGTCGTGCACCGGCGAGTTCGTGATGCTCTGTGACGCCGACATCAACGGGCTGGACCGGATGTCCGTGGCGGACCTGCTCGCCGAGGTCCGGCACCGCGGCCTGCCACTGGGCCGCCTCGACCTGCAACGCAGCCCGCACGACGCCCCCGTCACCACCCTCACCGCATCGCCCCTGCTCCACCTGCTGGGAGTCCACGGCACCCGCGAACCGCTGGGCGGCCTGATGGCGCTGGATCGCGACTTCGTTCTGGACCTCCACCTCCCGGGGGACTGGGGCTTCGACGTCGCTCTGACCCTGGCCGCGCTCGACCGAGCCGGGGAGGTCCCCGAACGGCCCGCACCACACGTCACCCACCGCCGCCGACATCTGGGTACCTATCGGCAGATGGCCGAACAGGTGAGCGCCGCCGTCCTGCGTCATCATCACCTCCTGCCGTGGGACCACGGCAACTGCACACGGTGTCCCACGTAG
- a CDS encoding MBL fold metallo-hydrolase produces MAGFRSPSAGLRMPRPAAFGADPSGERMARIRRSPHFGDGVFQNPGGTARTRPSGSAREFAKIYFDREARLRRAPRGPVPVHATTLADLARPPATGLRLTWMGHSSVLAEIDGQRVLFDPVWGERCSPFSFAGPKRLHPVPVPLAALGPVDVVVISHDHYDHLDMPTIKALAGTDTVFAVPLGVGAHLEHWGVSAGRLRELDWHESTRVGGLTLTATPARHFCGRGLRNTQHTLWASWVVAGDEHRVYHSGDTGYFDGFRDIGAAHGPFDATMIQLGAYAEFWPDIHMTPAQAVQAHLDLQGGGPGGALLPIHWGTFNLAPHAWAEPGEWTKDAAEEAGQAAAFPRPGEPFEPAGELPVGPWWRAVSGPLAHPWRRPRGAEGMAETSKGDLDLAGER; encoded by the coding sequence GTGGCCGGTTTCCGTTCCCCGAGCGCCGGGCTCCGCATGCCGCGGCCCGCGGCCTTCGGCGCGGACCCGAGCGGTGAGCGCATGGCGCGTATCCGCAGATCGCCGCACTTCGGTGACGGCGTCTTCCAGAATCCCGGGGGCACCGCCCGGACCCGGCCCTCCGGATCGGCCCGCGAGTTCGCCAAGATCTACTTCGACCGGGAGGCGAGGCTCCGCCGCGCTCCCCGGGGCCCGGTCCCGGTGCACGCCACCACGCTCGCCGACCTCGCCCGGCCGCCCGCCACCGGGCTGCGGCTGACCTGGATGGGGCACTCCAGCGTGCTCGCCGAGATCGACGGACAGCGGGTGCTCTTCGACCCCGTCTGGGGCGAGCGCTGCTCCCCGTTCTCCTTCGCCGGTCCCAAGCGGCTGCATCCGGTCCCGGTGCCGCTGGCGGCCCTGGGCCCGGTCGACGTCGTCGTCATCTCGCACGACCACTACGACCACCTGGACATGCCCACGATCAAGGCGCTGGCCGGCACGGACACCGTGTTCGCCGTGCCGCTCGGCGTCGGCGCCCACCTCGAACACTGGGGCGTGTCCGCCGGCCGGCTGCGCGAACTGGACTGGCACGAGTCGACGCGCGTCGGCGGGCTCACCCTGACCGCCACCCCGGCCCGGCACTTCTGCGGGCGCGGGCTGCGCAACACCCAGCACACCCTCTGGGCGTCCTGGGTCGTCGCCGGTGACGAACACCGCGTCTACCACAGCGGGGACACCGGATACTTCGACGGCTTCCGGGACATCGGCGCCGCGCACGGCCCGTTCGACGCCACGATGATCCAGCTCGGGGCGTACGCCGAGTTCTGGCCGGACATCCACATGACGCCTGCGCAGGCGGTTCAGGCCCACCTTGACCTGCAGGGAGGCGGTCCGGGCGGTGCCCTGCTGCCGATTCACTGGGGCACCTTCAACCTGGCGCCGCACGCGTGGGCGGAGCCGGGGGAGTGGACGAAGGACGCGGCTGAGGAGGCTGGCCAGGCGGCGGCGTTCCCGCGGCCGGGCGAGCCGTTCGAGCCGGCGGGGGAGCTGCCAGTGGGGCCGTGGTGGCGGGCGGTGTCCGGTCCGCTCGCGCACCCGTGGCGCCGCCCCCGGGGTGCTGAAGGCATGGCTGAGACGAGCAAGGGTGATCTCGACCTCGCTGGTGAGCGGTGA
- a CDS encoding carboxymuconolactone decarboxylase family protein, translated as MARVSLTPPRTLLLRVMERYSRRTYGKVLDPGKALAHNPRVLWSDLRFEQSVAKWNRLDPDLKALAVLASAASIGCSWCMDFGYWENAERGMDRRKLHDVPVWRESDAYTPLERDVMEYAEAVTATPPAVGDDLAGRLRARLGEPAFVELTAMVAVENLRSRINAALDLTSQGFKDSCDLPDAGPAAAAAATTD; from the coding sequence ATGGCCCGCGTATCCCTCACCCCGCCCCGGACGCTCCTCCTCCGCGTCATGGAGCGGTACTCCCGGCGCACCTACGGCAAGGTTCTCGACCCCGGCAAGGCGCTCGCCCACAACCCCCGCGTGCTCTGGAGCGACCTGCGGTTCGAGCAGTCGGTGGCCAAGTGGAACAGGCTGGACCCCGACCTGAAGGCGCTCGCCGTGCTGGCCTCGGCGGCCTCGATCGGCTGCTCCTGGTGCATGGACTTCGGCTACTGGGAGAACGCCGAGCGCGGCATGGACCGGCGCAAGTTGCACGACGTGCCGGTGTGGCGGGAGAGCGACGCCTACACACCGCTGGAGCGGGACGTCATGGAGTACGCGGAGGCGGTGACGGCGACCCCGCCCGCCGTCGGCGACGACCTCGCCGGGCGGCTGCGGGCCCGGCTGGGCGAGCCCGCGTTCGTGGAGCTGACGGCCATGGTCGCGGTGGAGAACCTGCGCTCCCGGATCAACGCGGCGCTCGACCTCACCAGCCAGGGCTTCAAGGACTCCTGCGACCTGCCCGACGCGGGCCCCGCGGCCGCGGCCGCCGCCACGACGGACTGA
- a CDS encoding TetR/AcrR family transcriptional regulator, whose amino-acid sequence MGRVRLSVTERREELLRAAIEQISVRGVAALRIADVAATLGVSNALVLYHFSTKEKLVAAAFTYAAEDDLAHLRKLLGRRTSALRRLRAAVRWYAPTGQAKGWRLWIEGWAVALREPALREVTRELDRQWKAAIAEVVAEGVAAGEFPCPDPEGAALRLTALLDGLAVQLTSYAGAVSRARAHAWMDEALARELGLEREALTTQRP is encoded by the coding sequence GTGGGGAGAGTCCGGTTGAGTGTGACGGAGCGGCGCGAGGAGCTGCTGCGCGCGGCCATCGAGCAGATATCGGTGCGGGGCGTGGCCGCGCTGCGCATCGCCGACGTGGCCGCCACGCTCGGTGTCAGCAACGCGCTGGTGCTCTACCACTTCTCCACGAAGGAGAAGCTGGTCGCGGCCGCGTTCACCTACGCCGCCGAGGACGACCTCGCCCACCTGCGCAAACTGCTCGGCCGACGCACGTCGGCGCTGCGCCGGCTGCGGGCGGCCGTGCGGTGGTACGCCCCGACCGGGCAGGCCAAGGGCTGGCGGCTGTGGATCGAGGGCTGGGCGGTGGCGTTGCGGGAGCCCGCGCTGCGGGAGGTCACGCGGGAGCTGGACCGTCAGTGGAAGGCGGCGATCGCCGAGGTGGTCGCCGAGGGCGTGGCCGCCGGGGAGTTCCCGTGCCCGGACCCCGAAGGCGCCGCCCTCCGCCTGACCGCCCTGCTCGACGGGCTGGCCGTGCAACTGACGTCGTACGCGGGCGCGGTGTCACGGGCCCGGGCCCACGCGTGGATGGACGAGGCGCTCGCCCGGGAACTGGGCCTGGAACGGGAGGCGTTGACCACACAGCGCCCCTAG
- a CDS encoding SGNH/GDSL hydrolase family protein: MIGSYVAVGDSFTEGVGDPGPDGAFVGWADRFAVLLADRRPEGDFRYTNLAVRGRLLDQIVAEQVPRVARLAPDLVSFAAGGNDIIRPGTDPDEVAERFERAVAALTAAAGTVLVTTGFDTRGVPVLRHLRGKIATYNGHVRAVADRYGCPVLDLWSLRSVQDRRAWDADRLHLSPEGHTRVALRAGQALGLRVPADPDQPWPPLPPRGTLGVRRDDVHWAREYLVPWIGRRLRGESSGDHVIAKGALSPDDIKVRIAAVA, encoded by the coding sequence GTGATCGGGTCGTACGTGGCGGTGGGGGACAGCTTCACCGAGGGCGTCGGCGACCCCGGCCCCGACGGGGCGTTCGTCGGCTGGGCCGACCGGTTCGCCGTGCTGCTGGCCGACCGGCGCCCCGAGGGCGACTTCAGGTACACGAACCTCGCCGTGCGCGGCAGGCTCCTCGACCAGATCGTGGCGGAACAGGTCCCGCGGGTCGCCCGACTCGCGCCCGACCTGGTCTCGTTCGCGGCGGGCGGCAACGACATCATCCGGCCCGGTACCGATCCGGACGAGGTGGCCGAGCGGTTCGAGCGTGCGGTGGCCGCGCTGACCGCCGCGGCCGGCACCGTCCTGGTGACCACCGGCTTCGACACCCGCGGGGTGCCCGTCCTCAGGCATCTGCGCGGAAAGATCGCCACGTACAACGGTCACGTCCGGGCCGTCGCCGACCGCTACGGCTGCCCGGTGCTCGACCTGTGGTCGCTCCGGAGCGTCCAGGACCGCAGGGCGTGGGACGCCGACCGGCTGCACCTGTCGCCGGAGGGCCACACGCGCGTGGCGCTGCGCGCGGGCCAGGCCCTCGGCCTGCGCGTCCCGGCCGACCCGGACCAGCCCTGGCCGCCGCTGCCGCCCCGCGGCACCCTGGGCGTCCGGCGCGACGACGTGCACTGGGCACGCGAGTACCTGGTGCCGTGGATCGGACGCCGGCTGCGCGGCGAGTCCTCCGGCGACCACGTGATCGCCAAGGGGGCGCTGTCGCCGGACGACATCAAGGTGCGGATCGCGGCGGTGGCCTGA